One window of Streptomyces sp. NBC_00273 genomic DNA carries:
- a CDS encoding DEAD/DEAH box helicase: MSTTAVVKSSVSHEPGRALFPDQVRGLESVVRHLQRPGTRGLYVAATGTGKTVVGIRAALALSARLVLVVVPTLDLAAQTALAWRADGYTRHLIIVSSMDTAGHTKLAAAQVGSTGSPTALAALLSVVGPGPDRIPFLTVVCTYDSLDKIRDAQHTGRPVPPFDLAIMDEAHRIAGRADKKWTVINDASAIHTDRRLYMTATPRSFAAPEVAESASLIRPRRHRPAAEPADASANSMNNEAVYGRKIFEYPLATAIADGRAADYQIVVPTITDTDLRAALNPPTPGNTDAAARDTGTAHGESGDGAARTTALHLAVLKAMTQHSLRRVLVYFHLVEDATRFTRELGHTLRLLKRNAPDLCPDLDPALFFVHGDHTPDERAATFAAFAAADHAILTNAKLISEGVDIPSVDAIVFADPTRSVIRCVQALGRALRLDVSGKTASLIVPVYLPPGADPEDILGTAYEPVWAITTALASHDHRIVERLPDKANRLPKETSTLVAKRWHFDFTLHPERIARAMDLIAFNPHGPLTRSRRAGLAAAQAFHDDYGHLDVPADHTDPTGFELGRFINTMREAATAGRLDPEWIAELDALGMIWDKHQAAWRARLTAAADYHHTHGHLAAPATTPIGAWLAEQRSHAAKDQLAPQRAADLTALDPHWQLPHGPDWHRKYHQLRHHLETGRPLTPDTTTGSINLGGWAIRQLTHWTTLATGQRQLLEALGITPTTTSLAPRPTARRTFPQTVQLLELFLHREHRAPTARETITVDGDTVNIGPWFAKTRTKMRAGQLDPEHAQLVAALFDGEWTDEDPAPAFA, translated from the coding sequence GTGAGTACCACCGCCGTCGTCAAGTCGTCCGTGTCCCACGAGCCCGGTCGCGCACTGTTCCCGGATCAGGTCCGGGGGCTGGAGTCGGTGGTCAGGCACCTGCAGCGCCCCGGTACCCGTGGCCTGTATGTGGCGGCGACGGGTACGGGCAAGACGGTCGTCGGGATCCGGGCCGCGCTCGCGCTGTCTGCTCGCCTGGTCCTGGTGGTGGTGCCCACGCTGGACCTGGCGGCGCAGACGGCGTTGGCGTGGCGGGCGGATGGCTACACGCGCCACTTGATCATCGTGTCCTCCATGGACACCGCCGGCCACACGAAGCTGGCGGCCGCACAGGTCGGCTCGACCGGCAGCCCGACCGCGCTCGCGGCGCTGCTGTCGGTGGTCGGCCCGGGCCCGGACCGGATCCCGTTTCTCACCGTGGTGTGCACCTACGACTCCCTGGACAAGATCCGCGACGCCCAGCACACCGGCCGCCCGGTGCCGCCGTTCGACCTGGCGATCATGGACGAGGCACACCGGATCGCGGGCCGCGCGGACAAGAAGTGGACGGTCATCAACGACGCCTCGGCCATCCACACGGACCGCCGCCTCTACATGACCGCGACCCCGCGCAGCTTTGCTGCCCCAGAGGTGGCGGAGTCCGCCAGCCTGATCCGCCCGCGCCGCCACCGTCCCGCCGCCGAGCCGGCCGACGCGTCCGCCAACTCGATGAACAACGAGGCCGTCTACGGCCGGAAGATCTTCGAATATCCCCTGGCGACCGCCATCGCGGACGGCCGAGCCGCGGACTACCAAATCGTGGTCCCCACCATCACCGACACCGACCTCCGCGCCGCCCTCAACCCTCCCACGCCCGGCAACACCGATGCCGCGGCCAGGGACACCGGCACCGCCCATGGAGAATCCGGGGACGGTGCAGCACGGACCACCGCGCTGCACCTGGCCGTCCTGAAGGCCATGACCCAGCACAGCCTGCGCAGAGTGCTGGTGTACTTCCACCTCGTCGAGGACGCCACACGCTTCACCCGCGAGCTCGGCCACACCCTGCGCCTACTCAAACGCAACGCCCCAGACCTGTGCCCGGACCTCGACCCGGCCCTGTTCTTCGTCCACGGAGACCACACCCCCGACGAACGGGCCGCCACCTTCGCAGCCTTCGCCGCCGCCGACCACGCCATCCTGACAAACGCGAAGCTCATCTCGGAAGGCGTCGACATCCCCAGCGTCGACGCCATCGTCTTCGCCGATCCCACCCGCAGCGTCATCCGCTGTGTCCAGGCCCTCGGCCGCGCCCTGCGCCTGGACGTCTCCGGGAAGACCGCCTCCCTGATCGTCCCCGTCTACCTCCCACCAGGCGCCGACCCCGAAGACATCCTCGGCACCGCCTACGAGCCGGTGTGGGCGATCACCACAGCCCTGGCGAGCCACGACCACCGCATCGTCGAACGCCTCCCGGACAAAGCGAACCGGCTCCCCAAAGAGACGAGCACGCTGGTCGCCAAGCGCTGGCACTTCGACTTCACCCTCCACCCCGAACGCATCGCCCGCGCCATGGACCTGATCGCGTTCAACCCCCACGGCCCGCTGACCCGCTCACGCCGCGCCGGCCTCGCCGCCGCACAGGCCTTCCACGACGACTACGGCCACCTCGACGTCCCCGCCGACCACACCGACCCGACCGGCTTCGAACTGGGCCGCTTCATCAACACGATGCGCGAAGCCGCGACAGCCGGCCGCCTCGACCCGGAGTGGATCGCCGAACTCGACGCGCTCGGCATGATCTGGGACAAACACCAGGCCGCCTGGCGCGCCCGCCTCACCGCCGCAGCCGACTACCACCACACCCACGGCCACCTCGCCGCCCCCGCCACCACCCCCATCGGCGCCTGGCTCGCCGAGCAGCGCTCCCACGCCGCCAAGGACCAGCTCGCCCCCCAGCGGGCCGCCGACCTGACCGCACTCGACCCCCACTGGCAACTCCCGCACGGCCCCGACTGGCACCGCAAATACCACCAACTGCGCCACCACCTCGAAACCGGCCGCCCCCTCACCCCCGACACCACCACCGGCAGCATCAACCTCGGCGGCTGGGCCATCCGCCAGCTCACCCACTGGACCACCCTGGCCACCGGCCAGCGCCAGCTCCTCGAAGCCCTCGGCATCACCCCGACCACCACCAGCCTGGCCCCCCGCCCGACAGCCCGCCGCACCTTCCCCCAGACCGTCCAGCTCCTCGAACTCTTCCTCCACCGAGAACACCGCGCCCCCACGGCCCGCGAAACCATCACCGTCGACGGCGACACCGTCAACATCGGCCCCTGGTTCGCCAAGACCCGCACCAAGATGCGCGCCGGCCAACTCGACCCCGAACACGCCCAACTCGTCGCAGCACTCTTCGACGGCGAATGGACCGACGAAGACCCTGCCCCGGCCTTCGCCTGA